The Flavobacteriales bacterium DNA segment AGACCCGGCTCACATCGGCTCAACGATCTGAATATAGTTGCCACAAGTATCGTTGAAGATCGCATACTTAGTGGTTTCGTACACCGTAGGCTTTACGCTGAACTCTACCCCCGGATTCACCGGTCGATCGTATTCCACATCAACATCCACGACTTCTAATTGGGTGTAGGGAATGCCGGCTTCGAATAGCGCATCTTGATAGGCTTTGGAAGTTGCAAAGTGAATTGGTGACGGCTCTAGCAGGATCTCAGGCCCTTTGGGGTCTTCTTTTGATATCAGTGTGATCCACTTATTGCCTCCCTCCAACGTTTGGTTCTTCTTTACGTCGAAATCGAGTATTTCGGTATAGAACTGCAGGGCTTTGTCTTGGTCTAGAACGGGAATGCCAACTAGTGTAACTTTCATGATTCCGGGGGATTAAATTCTTGTTACCGCGAAGTTGCGAATCGGCCCGTAGGGCCTAAAAATCTAATTTAAGGTAA contains these protein-coding regions:
- a CDS encoding VOC family protein, with protein sequence MKVTLVGIPVLDQDKALQFYTEILDFDVKKNQTLEGGNKWITLISKEDPKGPEILLEPSPIHFATSKAYQDALFEAGIPYTQLEVVDVDVEYDRPVNPGVEFSVKPTVYETTKYAIFNDTCGNYIQIVEPM